The following are encoded in a window of Salmo trutta chromosome 27, fSalTru1.1, whole genome shotgun sequence genomic DNA:
- the LOC115164868 gene encoding apoptosis-inducing factor 3-like — protein MGGCLSKSKPVEVKVELTLLGKEKEAGVKSANGKASPFSDCRPNGALEHCSDEDSAAAAPLRLYKPRDYLEASVCHVKDLENGQMREVDLGSGRALLIKEHGEFSAMGHKCPHYGAPLVKGILSKGHVRCPWHGACFNIVTGDIEDFPGLDSLPTFQVRVEKDKVIIRANKQDLQSQKRSKAMARCSAVNSSTGFSQVLIIGSGPAGLVCAETLRQEGFTDRIVMCTMDKHPPYDRPKLSKSLESTAEQLRLRSIDFLQAHDIELLTEKEAVAVDVKMRAVTFQDDSRMEYRKLFIATGSKPKLMNYKGQDVRNVFHLRTPEDANSVARLANNKNAVIVGTSFVGMEVAAALTDKAHSVSIIGIEAIPFRKALGEKVGKAIMKLFETNRVKFYMLNEVSEMLGHDGQLKEVVLKSGKVLRADVCVIGTGSGPATGFLKQSGVHMDSKGFVPVNKTMQTNVDGVFAGGDIVTFPFPGRSNKKVNIPHWQMAHVHGRTAAHGMMGRPTEIKTVPYFWSAMFGKSLRYAGYGDGFDDVIIQGDVDELKFVAFYTRGEEVVAVASMNYDPIVSRVAEVLGSGKTIRKRDVETGDMSWLIDKGSQ, from the exons TTGAGGTGAAAGTGGAGCTAACCCTTCTGGGCAAAGAAAAGGAAGCAGGTGTGAAGTCCGCTAATGGAAAGGCGAGCCCCTTTTCTGACTGCAGACCCAACGGAGCACTGGAACACTGCTCCGATGAGGATTCCGCCGCTGCCGCCCCCCTCAGGCTCTACAAACCCCGCGATTACCTGGAGGCCTCCGTTTGTCATGTCAAGGACCTGGAAAATGGACA GATGCGAGAGGTTGATTTGGGAAGTGGCAGAGCGCTGCTCATTAAAGAACATGGCGAGTTTTCTGCAATGGGGCACAAGTGCCCACATTATGGGGCACCACTGGTCAAAG GTATCTTGTCCAAAGGCCACGTGCGTTGCCCCTGGCATGGAGCTTGTTTCAACATCGTTACAGGAGACATTGAGGACTTTCCTGGGCTAGACAGCCTGCCCACCTTCCAG GTCCGAGTTGAAAAGGACAAAGTGATAATTCGTGCTAACAAACAG GATCTTCAGTCACAGAAGAGGTCAAAAGCCATGGCCCGATGTTCAGCAGTTAACTCCAGCACTGGCTTCAGCCAGGTCCTTATCATTGGATCAG GTCCAGCAGGGCTGGTGTGCGCTGAGACGCTGCGACAGGAAGGCTTCACTGATCGCATTGTCATGTGCACCATGGACAAACACCCACCCTATGACAGGCCTAAACTGAGTAAG TCCTTAGAGAGCACAGCAGAGCAGCTCCGGCTACGCTCCATAGACTTCCTCCAAGCCCACGACATCGAGTTGCTCACAGAGAAGGAG GCTGTGGCAGTGGACGTTAAGATGAGGGCTGTGACTTTTCAAGACGACTCTAGGATGGAATACAGGAAGCTTTTCATTGCCACAGGAAGCAA ACCCAAGCTGATGAACTACAAAGGCCAGGACGTTAGGAATGTGTTCCACCTCCGAACCCCTGAAGATGCTAACAGCGTAGCCAGGCTGGCCAACAACAAGAATGCTGTGATTGTGGGAACATCATTTGTTG GTATGGAGGTGGCTGCTGCTCTCACCGACAAGGCCCACTCTGTCTCCATCATTGGGATAGAAGCCATCCCTTTCCGGAAAGCTCTGGGGGAGAAAGTAGGAAAAGCCATAATGAAG CTGTTTGAGACAAACAGGGTGAAGTTCTACATGTTGAACGAGGTATCGGAGATGCTTGGCCATGATGGACAG TTGAAAGAGGTGGTTCTGAAGAGTGGGAAAGTACTAAGGGCGGACGTGTGTGTCATTGGCACAG GGTCAGGCCCAGCCACTGGCTTCCTGAAACAGAGTGGAGTTCACATGGATTCCAAGGGTTTCGTCCCCGTCAACAAG ACAATGCAGACCAACGTTGATGGTGTCTTTGCCGGAGGAGACATTGTGACGTTTCCTTTTCCGGGGCGGAGCAATAAGAAGGTGAACATCCCACACTGGCAAATGGCCCATGTGCACG GGAGAACGGCAGCACATGGCATGATGGGAAGACCCACTGAGATCAAAACAGTGCCCTATTTCTGGTCGGCCATGTTTGGGAAAAGCCTACGCTACGCAG GTTACGGGGATggctttgatgatgtcatcatccAAGGAGACGTGGACGAGCTGAAGTTTGTGGCATTTTATACCAG GGGTGAGGAGGTGGTTGCCGTGGCCAGCATGAACTATGACCCCATTGTATCCCGTGTGGCAGAGGTCTTAGGGTCTGGAAAGACGATTAGAAAGCGAGATGTGGA GACAGGGGACATGTCTTGGTTGATAGACAAAGGGTCGCAGTGA